One window of Haemorhous mexicanus isolate bHaeMex1 chromosome 16, bHaeMex1.pri, whole genome shotgun sequence genomic DNA carries:
- the LOC132335058 gene encoding LOW QUALITY PROTEIN: serine/threonine-protein kinase pim-1-like (The sequence of the model RefSeq protein was modified relative to this genomic sequence to represent the inferred CDS: inserted 1 base in 1 codon) — MPGRAMHPGRPRPRVGLSRPRPXASRRGLASARLWPYWRWRCWAGIRAWGWGGIASLWLRLARAWPRPRPRPRPWPLPGPAEGTGGAAAPAASAAACPAETLPLVSAAAGPEPPLSHCRERTPGDGRPEALEGRSEAVAGPGPSADSRVPPAGKVQQGLKEQYRLGSLLGRGGFGSVFAATRLSDSAQVAIQRVPRKRVRHWGELPDGTSAPLEIVLLAKVSTGFPGVVQLLEWLELPNDVLMVLERPERCQDLQHFIWVQGFLPKEVARELFRQVLEAVQHCTSCRVLHRDIKPENILVDLDTRQAKWIDFGCGTYLQDTAYTHFAGTRSYSPPEWTHFGWYYGRPATIWSLGILLHQMVCAEHPFWRGQNISWDHQLSLPQGLSQECQDLIRRCLSMLDLERPSLEELLCHPWMQDIHLP; from the exons CCGGCTCTGGCCGTACTGGcggtggcgctgctgggcgggcatccgtgcctggggctggggtggcatcgcctccctttggctccgcctggcccgagcctggccccggccccggccccggccccggccctggCCCCTCCCGGGCCCCGCGGAGGGCACAGGCGGTGCGGCCGCAcccgccgcctccgctgccgctTGCCCGGCCGAAACTCTGCCGCTCGtcagcgcggccgccggccccgagccgccgctgtcccactgcagggagcgaacgcctggggatggccgGCCTGAGGCGCTTGAGGGGCGCTCGGAGGCCGTTGCCggccccgggccgagcgctgacagccgcgtcccgccggcagggaaggtgcagcagggcctgaaggagcagtaccggctgggctcgctgctggggcgcggcggcttcggcagtGTCTTCGCGGCCACGCGGCTCTCGGACAGCGCCCAG gtggccatccAAAGGGTGCCCCGGAAGCGCGTCCGGCActggggcgagctg cccgacggcaccagcgcacccctggagatcgtgctgctggccaaggtgtccactggcttccctggtgtggtccagctgctggagtggcttgaGCTCCCCAACGACGTcttgatggtgctggagcgcccggagcggtgtcaggacctgcagcatttcatttgGGTACAGGGGTTCCTGCCCAAGGAGGTGGCGCGGGAgctgttccgccaggtgctggaggccgtgcagcactgcaccagctgtagggtcctgcacagggacatcaaaccagagaacatcctggttgACCTGGACACCAGACAGGCCAAATGgattgactttggctgtggcacctacctgcaggacacagcctacactcactttgcag gaacacGGTCATACAGCCCCCCGGAATGGACCCACTTTGGCTGGTACTATGGCAGGCCAGctaccatctggtccctgggcatcctgctgcaccagatggtctGTGCGGAGCACCCTTTCTGGAGGGGCCAAAACATCAGCTGGGACCATCAGCTCTCGctgccacaagggctctctCAAG AGTGCCAAGATCTGATCAGGCGGTGTTTATCCATGCTGGACTTGGAAAGGCCCTCattagaagagctgctctgtcatccttggatgcaggatattcatctgccctag